TTCTTCATCTGTTATATATTTACGTTTTCTTAATTAGATCCATGATGAACCTCAAGTTGAAAAGGTGAAATTGAGATAATATAAACCTCACTTCCCTCTGTATCAACAAGGGAAGAAAGAGGTGTGTGTTGGGCTAGCGGTACAATGATTAATGTCTAAAGTCAAAAATATTGGGTTCGTGTCCACTTTCACACTGTTtttaaatttgtgtatttaattattaatttattaaaaaagagtatttaattgttaatttattaaaaaaagaagtgaaaaaagaaaatatggaacatattttgttatattttgatATTACAACACAAAGCTTATAGATAATTAGTAAAATGTGAAACCCAATTAAAAGTTCTAAATataaaagtactccctccgtccacaatttaatgccctacttgcctttaaaaatttgtccacaatttaatgccatattctgctttttgtaccattttactcttcttcttttcttatatttactaccatttgccactaatggacccaccttaaaatacatttatcatttttatattctatatttactacactttgtcattagtggacccactcacaacacctttatcactttagtcaactacccttatatttcatccacatcacctttttcagctttcttagtctccgtgcccacacccaaatagggcattaaatcatggacggagggagtactactttcgaatttaaaaatagtacaCCCTCTATTTAAGATaagtatgattttttttgttattttggccTCTCCATAATAAATGATGTTTTCATTTTGGTACACATACTTTTAtgaggacggacgaaaatgataaattgaatatattttatgaggaTGGAGAGAGAAATACTTATTGTCCCTCAAATATCTTCTTAAGAGATAATTGCACCAATCTTAATAAAATTTAGTTCTATATTAAATGAATGCTACAAAAGTAAAGATTATTAACATAATGATTAAAAATAGATTAGGAAAATATTTTGATGATGAACCTAAATAAAATGAAAGGAAGATGTTTGAGTGAGCGTGCGAGCTCCTATCTACGAACAGTGAGGTTCAGGGATCAAACCCCACCGCTCCCCCTTCCCcaaaatcaaaaaagaaaaaaaaagaaaaagaccgAATACCATTTTGTTTAAAAGTATGGCTTAGAAAAATTCGTTTTAGCTTGGCCTATGTAACGACTGAGGACAAAGAACTAGTCACGCCAGAGCTAGTCGTCGCTCTTAAAAACTTGGGGAATGCACAAAATGAGTCCGATTGGCATTTTCAGTTTCATAAACATATAGGCTGGCAATTTTGTCTAACTTAATTACTTAGGTGAATGTGCAATTTTAGATtagttttttatataattcttaGATGTATCCACTTACATACAAGACATTGTTAGAAAATGTGGAAATGGTGTTTTGGATGTAGTGAttgatttagagggtgtttggctgagcttataagctcctcaaaatagcttataagctgtttaagagcttataagctccttcaaagtgtttagCAAAATAAACTCctcaacagcttataagctccaaaaataagctctccaaaaaataagttcctctactccaacttattttttttataatctcatatgcaacaatatttttacaaatatttttcaactataatttattatttccatcatatatcatttaagttcatttttcttcgattttttctttctaaaaaaaaaattatctctctctagcaaaaaaaattctctctctagcttataagttcaattatccaaacactttgatcacgtataagctcttaaaaattacatcttataagctcttgaaacatcttataagccccaagagcttataagctctttaaaataagcttagccaaacaccctcgaCGTAATGTAGATGAATATTATGAATGTAGTGTGTGTAGTTTTAGAGAGAATAATTTTAAGGTGAATCTCTTATTTCCAAAGAACTTAGAATGCGGTTGGTATGATTATTACAAATGATTTTCAAGAATCCATATTTATAAATGTTAGATGATGGTTTTAGATCCATTAAAGTACTTGAGAGATTTAGAATTCTTTTCTAAATTATCTTAGGATTTAtctaaattacataaatatttATAGTTAATGGTGAATTCTTTGGAACATACCTAGCTTagtttttttgaaaatattgtAAATAAAGACATCCCAACTTCAATATACATAGAAAGAAAACATTTAAGAccttaaattataaaattatctgATTTCTCCTTTTCCTATACTATTTGTCTCTTTAATTAGCTTTTATGTGGCATAATCTTAATTATCCTGGAAGTTTACGAACAGGGAGAGCCACCAATACAAGAGTATGGGCCCATTTTCGCAGAGGAGGAGAAAAGACTAAGACAACGTCTTATTGGAGAAGCAAAACAACCTGATGTGATTTTCATTACTGGTACGCACGGCATCGGAAAGACTACACTCGCAGCTAAAATGTTTCACGATTCAAAGATGAGGAAACAGGACTTCAACAAACACATTTGGGTTAGTGTTCACAACCCAACGCCCAAAAACATATTGCTTGTGGTTCTAAGACGCCTAAATAAACTCCCAGACGACGTCCCAATTCCAAAGATTCTTTGGGAGTTATGCGACCAAGTTGCGAGTTGCTTAACCGGAGAGAAATTCTTGCTTGTCATCGATAATGTGCCGGAAATGAGCAAAGATGACTTCAAAAGGCTTCGAAGCGCCTTTGGACAGAGTGATAAACGGAGTAAAATCTTGATCACCAGTAATAACGATGATCTGGCTGCGTTTGTCGCAGATGATTCTCACATAAAGTTAAACCCACTGGAACTTGGGGAAAGCTGGTCCCTGCTCCAGTGGCGGGTTTTCTCGGGAGGTCCCTGCCCTCCCGGGTTGGAACGTCCCGGGAAACTCATTGCAGCCAACTGTAACGGCCTCCCACAGAAGATAGACTTTGCAGGCGACGCTCTTGCCGAAAAGGATCGACATTCAAAAGAACCGGGTCGGAGGAAAAAAGAATGGGACGATTTTTCGGAAGGAATCATTCCGTTCACGCCCTCAAGTTACAATAAAATGCCTTATCATCTGAGGGCCTGCTTTCTCTATTTGGGAATATTTCCTCGCAAGTCCAAGTTCTCCGTTTCGAAATTGGCCCACATGTGGATTGCAGAAGGATTTATACCACGGAAGGATAGTGTCACCTTGGAAGAGACCGCAGAAGAGTATTTGAAGGAGCTAGTTAAGAGGAACTTAGTCTCAATTGAAGAGAAAAGGCTCGATGGTTCAGCTAAAACGTGCAGCATTAATGAGTTGATATACAATTTCTGCAAAAAAGAATCCGCTGCTGATGGGGAGAACTTTCTCCAGGAATTCAGGAATTCTGGGCCAGAAGGATTCTATCCTCCAATCGATGAGGTGAAGAAAAATCGCCGCATTTGCATTCATGCCCATATTTCCAAGTTCATCGAGAAATTGATCTCTTCGAGACATCAAACTTTGAAGATCGGTCTCCGCTCGTTTGTTTCTCACTCCGACACAGAAGTTACCTTGCACGGGAAAAACATCTCAATCATCCGTGCAGCTTTCAAGCTGCTTAGGGTGTTGGATGCTAAGCCTATCAAGGTCAATAAAATTCACAGTGACTTGTGCCTGCTGGTTCATTTGAGGTACGTCACCCTTTCGCTCAACGGGGATGTTCTTCCAGAAGCCATCTCCAAACTTCGAAACATGCAGACTCTTACAGTTCATACAACATCTTGCACCCTTAAGATTGAAGCAGATATCTTGAAGATGGTTGAGCTAAGGCATTTCCAGACGAATGCATCCGCTACTTTGCCCAAAAAAAGTAAGGCCTCTGAAGAAGATGAACGCCTTCAAACACTCTGCGGGATTTCACCCAAAAGTTGCTACCCAAGAATTCTTCAGTAAACTCCCCAATTTGAAGAAACTTGGCATCTGTGGCCAACTAGGACTACTGCTACTTGATGGCAAGAATGAGTTGTTGAGCAAATTGGTTAAGGTTGAAAAACTGAAGCTGCTAAACCAGGTAACAAGTCCAAAAGATGAAGACGACTTGAGCAAACTATTTGATCAACCCCCGCGATTCCCTCCGAACCTGAGGAGTCTAACATTGTCTGCTACTTCTCTCGATTGGAAGCATATTTCTATCCTTGGATCGCTGCAGGAACTCGAGGAGCTGAAGCTGAAAAATGACGCATTCGTGGGGGACAAGTGGGAGGTCCATGATGAAGGTTTCCCCAATCTTAAAACCTTGAAAATTGAAAGCTTACATTTGATACACTGGAAATCTACAAGCGCTCACTTCCCGAAACTCAAGCGCCTTATGCTGTCCAAATGTGAGAAACTGAGGGAAATTCCAGTTGAGCTGGCTGACATCTCAACTTTCCAAGAATTGCATTTGCGCAATGCCAACCAATCAGCTATTGAATGTGCTAATGATATTCTTGCGGACAAACTACATATGAAGCAAAACGACAACAACATCATGTTCGAGCTTTTATTTGATGATTGATCTCCGAATGCTCATCGACCTTATTCTTGCTTCCAAGGTACGAAAACTTTCAAATAaaattgacttttttttttttatcggagCACCAGGAGTTTAGAGTTCTCTACTACATTTTCACATTACATCAAATATAACATGTATAAACTGTGTGTATATTGATGATAGTATCAAGAAATGCATATATAACATGAAGTCTTCATTAAGATACTTGTGTGTTTGAATTGATCTCTAACGATGTGATGTGCGATAGGCTTAGATGAGAATTCTGAGGCAGAGGAAGCGAGGACAGTGGAGGTCGACTTGTAGCCGAAACACACCAGCTTGGCTCGAGGGATATATGCATACTTTTATGTTTGTCATTGTAACCTATCTATTAGTAGTTGAATATTTGTAAGTTTGGAGTTCATGTAGAGTTAAGGTTCTTATTAATCTTGGAATATAATAAGAAAACTCGATGCTTTGGATTCTAGCCTCCGCTTCCTTTATTCTCGTCTTTCGAGGAGTTTGCAGTCACTTGAAATAGTGCATCCACGATCGCCCGGCCCCACTTTTCCTTGCTGACCGACCTTACCCATTAGAGCATCTCcatcggttacacgatagcagcctactcgtgtaaggctgctatcgtgtaagccgATGCGGCCCacacttacacgagggctacacgttctatcgtgtagccctcaCAACCATTGAAAATAGGCGCGTGTTGTACACGcacctttaaaaaaaaaattgaattttgattttgaaggCAACTTTGACAAGCCTCGGTTTTCGTGCCAAATTTGACCGttcgaatttatttatttattttttttttaattttttcttctctttgtattccatcttcctccttcttcttcctcactttcactcCACAATTCTCCTCTTTCAATCTACACTTCaagccttttcttcttttttcttccgaCAATGGCAGAATCCGACCACGGTTCTTTGTCtgattcatccgacggtgtagctcactcgatcatggaggagatagagttgcagaaacaattgcTTGCTCACATCTACGCCCAGCCGGTGCTGGAGGCGGGACGTGTGAAACGTCCCCGGTCTTACGTCGATCGTGATCGAGAGGAAGCTcatctacgtcttatgcaagactacttcaacgacaatccgacatacggacctacatttttccgacggcgttttcgaatgcagaaggagttgtTCTTGCGTATCGTCGAGGCtattcaaggtgaagatacttacttccagatgaccactgatgcaataggtcgggactctctctcgccgttgcagaaatgcacgtcggctatccgccagTTATCCACCGGCGTCAATGCGGATACTTTtgacgagtatctcaaagtcGCCGACTCCACCGGGCGTGcatgcctcaagaagttctgcaaggcggtcatccgagcttttggagcccattatctgcgccgtccaacgccggaggacatcacacgccttacccagatgcacgaggcgcgacacgAAATTTTTCGGGATactcgggagtcttgattgtatgcattgggggtGGAAGAATTGCCCTAAGGCGTGGCACGGCGCATATATATGcggtgatcaaggggagccaaccttgatcttggaggccgttgcatcccacgatctgtggatttagcatgccttcttcggtgtcgctggttcgaacaacgacatcgacgttctcaaccagtcgcctctcttcgccgacgtgttggatggaactGCCCCGCCTGTGCTCTTTCAGGCGAACCATcgctactaccagatgggctactacttgtgcgcgacggcatatatccggagtggcgttgcttcgttaagagtccaccgatggcgacaaatcagaaggaggcgaggttcaagaagatgcaagaatcggcacgaaaggatgtcgaacgtgcctttgaagtccttcaagctcggtggggaatcattcgcaGTCCCACGCGGAATTGGTACCTGGAGCACCTCcaggacatcatgttgtgttgcatcattctccacaacatgattgtggagcacaaaggtgaaggagcaaccaattggagagatgacgacgcgggacatggggcgtctagcagtgactcgacggagagtggtTGAGCAACCCCAGTTTcattcgaggaatatgtgcaaCGAGATAcccttctccgagataggcagttgcacgccgcgctccaatatgatttgatggagcatgtttgggcacgttCGAACCTCTAGGaccggaatagttatttgtaggatttgtttttattttattaagttttatgtaatttttaggatttcaaaattaatgcaatttaaatttgaagtaaattgtgtgctttaaatttatgaaattaaacttaaatgaaaaatggaaaaatcaaaactaaaactatcatgtaagctatcatgtaaccccaatacagtctctttacaccatgtggtcccccctcataaagtaagctatcatgtaacaccaatgcggatgctcttattcCTGATTTTGCAGTTAACCAACCAAGGTGTATATGAAAGTCACAAGAGATTACTTGATCGTgaacaattaaatatataatatgtacatGATTGAAAATCAACAATGTGTTTGTTCGTGTATTATATCTAGTTGTGGACATCATTTattgtttataaaatttataaactaGCAAAAAGAATGTAAATTGTATGTATAATcgatgttattttattttataaaacaaaaaatagagatatgatttattatatttaaaaaattttaattagCAATATAGTCAATTTGATTCAACAACTATAGTAAAACCTCgttaaataaatattcaataaattaataaattttatgaataaatttCTTCGATCCCAACTTGGGTTAGTTAAAATAtcatcaatttaaaataataattttgttgagaactcatatataaatatataggctCTGTTAatgttataaattaataattattaaaaggataaatatcactttaaacttCAAACAAtacccgttttatcaaaaatgtcCCGAATTATAAGTAAAAAGAAATCAAAACCCCAAAATTGCTCgtataaaaaatgtcttaagtTCATTTTTCAGCGCTCGAAATTGTGACGTGGCTCGTTGAATGCTGctagataatttttattttattttttaaattgacaTGCACAAAAAGAAACTCATTTTGTGCTATATCAATTacaaaactaaaaagattaattgtatataatatacaaactatatgcaaattttgattttaaaccgatctatttttttggtcaaaaaattcataaacttttaattttttgaaatttgccTAACTTCGAAACTTCGTTGGCCAATAACTTaattacactacaaaaaaattggtgataacgtcggtaaaaaaagacggccgccggtaaacagtgctaccggcggcgataacggcggcaatATTCCGCCGCTAAACTGTTCATCCGGCAACAACATTAACGGCGGCGAACGACGCCGTCGGCCGttaacggcggcgatgccgccgaATTGTCgcgttaaacggcggagccaGGCCGGAGAATTAACGGCGGCAACCACCGCCGCTACTTACCGAGGGCGTTTTTGTCGTCGGTAGATATCTACCGGAGTCCGGCGACCTTGCCGGAAAACTAGCGACGTTACCGCCGCTAAGTGGCGGCGGCAgaacgccgtcggtaacaagccaccgccgtccggtggTTCTTTGCCGGAGGGAGGCCGCTTATCTAGCCGAGGGCCCTcggtaatttttttagtttatttattttattttatttatttatttatttattttattgtatatccacaatttatttccgtatttttacggtattgcatactttagacgaacttccccgTCGGtgacccgacttcccagtgggtcacccatcttgcttgtgctctgtgtcaagcacgcttaactttgaaattcttttcgagtggtcaccagtacagaacactcgtattattgatatatctacatctattaattcatttaaatgctatatactcactcatataattattataatctttgaatatgtggagataatacctgaaatatgttgttaattagtgatcgagttcgtttcggtccttatttttatcgtcggttaaaatatttaattaatatttaattattaattaattaattaattaattaattaattaattaattaattttttttaaccttacccaaagtgttttaatttggttattataatgtgatttaaatttatttgtttatgttaaatgcaatcatcatcatcattgccgtaaatatataaaacatatatagttttaataattaaagcacttgaaatatatagttcaatacaacataaatttgaaaagaaaatgcaaatgtaattttgtttgaaaacataaatatatagttttaataattctaagcatcatcatcatcatcatcatcggcatcaaTAGCtggaggtggctgagcattatacatcctcataaacgcctccaattgagTCATGCGGTCCTGCATCTCTTGGCGtgctgcttgctctgccgccatgcaCTCCTctatctgttggcgttgtgcttgctctgccgccaatcgctcctccagcgtggagatccgtgtctcataaagctgctgagacaccgcagaactgcccgtgctgcggatagaccccctactagcctgactctgcccggcactcccgacgccgtagatccaTGACCTATCCGgatgcaccacctccaaatacacctcgtctagccggttctgtcgtcctgtggcagcggccacttgatgaacctcggcctaattcatacataacaatgcataattgttagaaaataaatacattcactagatatttgaataaacttaaacactttaCGTCAATTCTTGCATCTATCGGAGATGTATAACTTCCGTCGGGGTACATGTGGAGGCGGAgaggaggaaggtggcatagttcggtgaATCCTGGGGAAAATCAGCCTCCAAGCTCTgtagatgcatttatataaaCTCGTgataagttatattagtcaagatattaatttaatttctatacttaattatttgttaattacataaTGAGGCTCGATCTTTGTTTGCTCTCTTTTGCGCTTTCTTGGATGTTTTGTACTATGTTACTTTTCCATTAATACAAGCCTTATTCTCAtcaattatttgttaattacataccatatactgctgcaggatacgagtcgactgagacccgcccacgt
This genomic interval from Salvia miltiorrhiza cultivar Shanhuang (shh) unplaced genomic scaffold, IMPLAD_Smil_shh original_scaffold_399, whole genome shotgun sequence contains the following:
- the LOC131004451 gene encoding late blight resistance protein R1-A-like, encoding MEAIAVELAIEAVKFLVGRFIQQLDEQKLLIDEAAVRLEELERDNKFLTEYLEDAIKKPKSNNLIDRTLLREVRDSVYKAEDAIDSFAFKVADRESKWYSGIKKSAKPVVEIAQLIKSVAESVNKIRQKVEERDKDTAHATDNEGLPEYEGEPPIQEYGPIFAEEEKRLRQRLIGEAKQPDVIFITGTHGIGKTTLAAKMFHDSKMRKQDFNKHIWVSVHNPTPKNILLVVLRRLNKLPDDVPIPKILWELCDQVASCLTGEKFLLVIDNVPEMSKDDFKRLRSAFGQSDKRSKILITSNNDDLAAFVADDSHIKLNPLELGESWSLLQWRVFSGGPCPPGLERPGKLIAANCNGLPQKIDFAGDALAEKDRHSKEPGRRKKEWDDFSEGIIPFTPSSYNKMPYHLRACFLYLGIFPRKSKFSVSKLAHMWIAEGFIPRKDSVTLEETAEEYLKELVKRNLVSIEEKRLDGSAKTCSINELIYNFCKKESAADGENFLQEFRNSGPEGFYPPIDEVKKNRRICIHAHISKFIEKLISSRHQTLKIGLRSFVSHSDTEVTLHGKNISIIRAAFKLLRVLDAKPIKVNKIHSDLCLLVHLRYVTLSLNGDVLPEAISKLRNMQTLTVHTTSCTLKIEADILKMVELRHFQTNASATLPKKSKASEEDERLQTLCGISPKSCYPRILQ